In a genomic window of Burkholderiales bacterium:
- a CDS encoding PA0069 family radical SAM protein produces MPLKTLTGKHADPRKGRGSGINPEGRFETIQREAFDDGWDTPEDGDPPPLKTQVTVERVKSIISRNQSPDLFFSQSLNPYQGCEHGCGYCYARPSHAFKNLSPGIDFETRLFAKANAPEVLRQELSAPSYQCDEIMIGANTDPYQPIERQWKVTRSVLEVCSEFNQPVGIITKNAGIERDIDILAPMAAKGLAAVTISCNNLDHEIARRLEPRCSAPRRRLQAIRALSDAGIPVCVLVAPVVPFLTDDQIEPVLEAAWEHGARSAGYVLLRLPWEVKDIFKDWLERHYPLKAKHVMSRVHQMRGGKDNDPGFGSRMVGAGLLAELLEKRFDIAAKRIGYNTQRARGLDRTLFRVPGKPDQMELF; encoded by the coding sequence ATGCCGCTCAAGACGCTCACCGGCAAGCACGCCGATCCTCGCAAAGGCCGCGGCTCCGGCATCAATCCCGAAGGCCGCTTCGAGACGATTCAACGCGAGGCGTTCGACGATGGCTGGGATACTCCTGAAGACGGCGATCCGCCGCCGCTCAAGACGCAGGTCACCGTGGAGCGCGTGAAGAGCATCATCTCGCGCAATCAGTCGCCGGATCTGTTTTTCTCGCAGTCGCTCAACCCCTATCAAGGCTGCGAGCACGGTTGTGGTTACTGCTATGCCCGTCCCTCGCACGCGTTCAAAAATCTCTCCCCCGGCATCGACTTCGAGACGCGCCTCTTCGCGAAAGCGAACGCGCCCGAAGTGCTGCGGCAGGAGCTTTCGGCGCCGAGCTACCAGTGCGACGAGATCATGATCGGCGCGAACACCGACCCATACCAGCCGATCGAGCGGCAGTGGAAGGTCACGCGCTCGGTGCTCGAGGTGTGCTCGGAGTTCAACCAGCCCGTGGGGATCATCACCAAGAACGCGGGGATCGAGCGCGACATCGACATCCTCGCGCCGATGGCGGCGAAAGGGCTCGCGGCGGTGACGATCTCGTGCAACAACCTCGATCACGAGATCGCGCGCAGGCTCGAGCCGCGTTGCTCGGCGCCGCGGCGCCGGCTGCAGGCGATCAGGGCGCTGTCCGACGCGGGTATCCCGGTGTGTGTGCTGGTCGCGCCCGTCGTTCCGTTTCTCACCGACGACCAGATCGAGCCGGTGCTCGAAGCCGCGTGGGAGCACGGCGCGCGCTCGGCGGGTTACGTGCTGCTGCGCCTGCCGTGGGAAGTGAAGGACATCTTCAAGGACTGGCTGGAGCGCCACTATCCGCTCAAGGCGAAGCATGTGATGAGCCGCGTGCACCAGATGCGCGGCGGTAAGGACAACGATCCGGGGTTCGGCTCGCGCATGGTCGGTGCGGGACTGCTGGCCGAGCTGCTGGAGAAGCGTTTCGACATCGCCGCGAAGCGCATCGGCTACAACACGCAGCGCGCGCGTGGCCTGGACAGGACGCTCTTCAGGGTGCCGGGGAAGCCGGACCAGATGGAGCTCTTCTGA